One Roseimaritima multifibrata DNA window includes the following coding sequences:
- a CDS encoding PTS sugar transporter subunit IIA: MEDFDVGHLAAFLHLTPDQVIKLAERGKLPGRRVQGEWRFAEAEIHHYMEDRIGDSDEAELGVVENLLHRTKTADEPIGRIVDLCPEEGIAVPLNARTKGSVIRAMADLAGATGLLWDAPAMAEAVRQREDLHPTALDCGVALLHPRRPQTSILAQSLLAIGVCSAPLPFSDQGHLTDVFFLVCSYDDRSHLKILARLSRLISDGECLPRIREAQSPAEIRDALLAAEELIEESE, from the coding sequence GTGGAAGATTTTGACGTCGGACATTTGGCTGCGTTTCTGCACTTGACTCCTGACCAGGTCATTAAGTTGGCCGAACGTGGGAAGTTGCCGGGGCGCAGGGTTCAAGGAGAGTGGCGATTTGCGGAAGCGGAGATTCATCACTACATGGAGGATCGCATCGGCGACAGTGATGAGGCGGAGCTGGGGGTCGTCGAGAATTTGCTTCACCGTACGAAAACGGCCGACGAGCCGATCGGACGGATTGTTGATCTATGTCCCGAAGAAGGGATTGCAGTTCCATTGAACGCCAGGACCAAGGGGTCGGTGATTCGGGCGATGGCCGATTTGGCGGGCGCGACGGGATTGTTGTGGGATGCACCGGCGATGGCCGAAGCCGTTCGGCAGCGAGAGGACCTTCATCCAACGGCACTCGATTGCGGAGTCGCTTTATTGCATCCGCGGCGTCCGCAGACTTCCATCTTGGCGCAGTCGTTGTTGGCGATTGGTGTTTGTTCTGCGCCGTTACCATTCTCCGACCAAGGCCATTTAACGGACGTCTTCTTTTTGGTCTGCAGCTACGATGACCGTTCCCATCTTAAAATCTTGGCTCGCCTTAGCCGTTTGATCTCCGATGGCGAATGCTTGCCACGAATCCGTGAGGCTCAGTCGCCGGCAGAAATTCGGGATGCTTTGTTAGCGGCGGAAGAGTTGATCGAGGAATCCGAATGA
- a CDS encoding response regulator yields the protein MDDVPSIRIHINKTMRGMGIETWHAGNGDQAYRLLHRHPFDIVVTDIEMPETSGLELLSSMRQSTNQRISKTPVIVTSSVRDQRIEQQVRFVKFAYFLPKPIRTTELKVLLQMIATSRTLRAERMSPKR from the coding sequence GTGGACGATGTCCCATCCATTCGGATTCATATCAACAAGACAATGCGCGGTATGGGAATAGAAACATGGCATGCGGGCAACGGCGATCAAGCTTATCGATTACTTCATCGACACCCCTTCGACATCGTCGTGACCGATATCGAAATGCCAGAAACCTCTGGACTCGAACTCCTCTCTTCAATGCGACAGTCGACCAACCAACGAATTAGCAAAACGCCTGTGATTGTCACTAGCAGCGTTCGAGATCAGCGAATCGAACAGCAAGTGCGATTCGTCAAGTTTGCATACTTCCTTCCGAAACCAATCCGTACAACGGAGCTGAAAGTGCTTCTTCAAATGATCGCGACCAGTCGCACGTTGAGGGCCGAAAGAATGTCACCGAAGCGTTGA
- a CDS encoding putative DNA modification/repair radical SAM protein encodes MEIRDKLAVLADAAKYDASCASSGSKTTRAGSEIGSTEGMGICHSYTPDGRCVSLLKILLTNYCIYDCQYCVNRISSDTPRARFTVNEVVSLTMEFYKRNYVEGLFLSSGIIQTSDYTMEQLTSVAKKLRTEQHYGGYIHLKTIPNASQALIEEAGLWADRLSVNIELPTEKDLYTLAPEKKKPQIVEAMQGIHDKIDETKQEQKAGFKPPRFTPAGQSTQMIVGATDTPDVEVLKTASQLYTGQKLRRVYYSAYSPIPHADARLPGQSPPLIREHRLYQADWLIRFYGFDVSEIVAESDQNLSLDIDPKLAWALANRHFFPVDVNAASREELMRIPGIGTRNVKRILHIRRYQSLRIENLKKLRVAWNRAKYFVLTADHNPELLNLDRLDLRKKAKPATEQLMLFDAAGSALSGEV; translated from the coding sequence ATGGAAATTCGAGACAAACTAGCCGTGTTAGCCGATGCGGCAAAATATGACGCTTCCTGCGCAAGTAGCGGGTCAAAAACAACGCGTGCAGGAAGCGAGATCGGCAGCACCGAGGGAATGGGCATCTGCCACAGCTACACACCCGATGGTCGCTGCGTTTCTCTTTTAAAAATTTTGTTAACCAATTACTGCATCTACGACTGCCAGTACTGCGTCAATCGTATTTCCAGCGATACGCCCAGGGCCCGCTTCACCGTCAATGAAGTCGTCTCGTTGACGATGGAATTTTATAAACGCAACTACGTCGAAGGGTTGTTCCTCAGTTCCGGGATCATCCAAACCTCCGACTACACGATGGAGCAACTGACATCGGTTGCCAAAAAACTACGGACCGAACAGCACTACGGAGGGTACATCCATCTGAAAACGATTCCAAACGCCTCCCAAGCGTTGATCGAAGAAGCCGGGTTGTGGGCGGATCGTTTAAGCGTGAACATCGAACTACCGACGGAAAAAGATCTTTACACGTTGGCCCCAGAGAAAAAGAAGCCTCAGATCGTCGAAGCGATGCAAGGGATTCACGATAAAATCGACGAAACAAAACAGGAGCAAAAAGCGGGCTTCAAACCGCCTCGCTTCACCCCTGCCGGCCAAAGCACCCAGATGATCGTTGGTGCGACCGACACACCAGACGTGGAGGTGCTGAAGACGGCTTCCCAACTGTATACCGGGCAAAAACTGCGACGCGTTTACTATTCCGCTTACAGCCCGATACCACATGCAGATGCCCGACTTCCCGGTCAATCCCCGCCGCTTATCCGTGAACACCGCTTGTACCAAGCGGATTGGTTGATTCGGTTTTACGGGTTTGACGTCAGTGAAATTGTTGCCGAATCGGACCAGAACCTTTCTCTGGATATCGACCCTAAACTTGCCTGGGCGCTCGCGAACCGACACTTCTTTCCTGTCGATGTCAACGCTGCCAGCCGCGAAGAGTTAATGCGAATCCCTGGCATCGGCACTCGAAACGTGAAGCGGATTTTGCACATTCGCCGCTACCAATCGCTCCGAATTGAGAACCTCAAAAAGCTGCGAGTCGCTTGGAATCGAGCTAAATACTTTGTCCTAACGGCGGACCATAATCCGGAACTCCTAAACCTGGACCGATTGGACTTACGAAAGAAGGCGAAGCCCGCGACGGAGCAGTTGATGTTATTTGACGCTGCCGGTTCGGCGTTATCTGGAGAGGTCTAG
- a CDS encoding glutamate ligase domain-containing protein — protein MKTEIGITAARRPNMVGTESRTLRPASLRTLLPQSRMVGGGDIQVTRLAPSPRGCLPGDLVVIDCSVDDPHLALAEALARGASGILCEQLQPCPLPQCIVPDALAATAMVADALAGQPTNDIFTVGVIGEAGKTTTALLVAATLRAAGIRTAYNTDLGSCDGIVQITPRQTADTPLLHSEWLSDSRDAGSATAVMELSDAMLSNHCLEPLHLDLLIVTGNPGRHADFGPHRLQQALDHLNPSGVVIVSSDAPQAVRMVDEAGAQKVTYGLRNDSDVTGKIFEQVPGETTLLVTAGDCTAVLETGLTGPAMASNQLAAIAVGLLSELDLPSALEALRAVKPIPGRMERVTGYDTASVVLDSANNSARLAATMRGLRRERQGGRLWCITTPSAHLSEDQLALLGRTAERFADHVIYTSGAAGKETFLQATHAMLDGVHNIAAPRLIADRKRAIEWAVTHAEPGDTILIAGGYQQNNPHEQRSTIDADRTCIEQARELDATSRETRPMTIPFPSVALN, from the coding sequence ATGAAAACTGAAATTGGAATCACTGCGGCAAGGAGGCCGAACATGGTTGGAACCGAATCGCGCACGCTGCGTCCAGCAAGTCTTCGCACATTGCTCCCTCAATCACGGATGGTGGGTGGCGGAGACATTCAGGTAACTCGCCTAGCCCCTTCGCCGCGTGGCTGCTTGCCCGGCGACCTGGTTGTTATCGACTGTTCGGTCGATGACCCACACCTGGCCCTCGCCGAAGCATTGGCTCGAGGCGCATCCGGCATTTTATGCGAACAGCTTCAACCTTGTCCGCTTCCCCAGTGCATCGTTCCCGATGCCCTTGCAGCGACAGCCATGGTGGCCGACGCATTGGCGGGGCAACCGACGAACGACATTTTCACCGTAGGCGTCATCGGCGAAGCCGGCAAAACGACCACAGCATTGTTGGTCGCCGCGACCCTCCGTGCTGCCGGAATTCGCACCGCATACAACACGGACCTGGGCAGCTGTGATGGGATTGTTCAAATCACGCCACGCCAAACCGCCGACACGCCTTTGCTTCACTCGGAATGGCTGAGTGATTCACGCGATGCGGGAAGTGCCACAGCCGTGATGGAACTGTCCGACGCGATGCTGTCCAATCACTGCCTTGAACCCCTTCATTTGGACCTGTTGATCGTTACAGGGAATCCAGGTCGTCACGCCGACTTTGGACCGCACCGCCTACAGCAAGCTCTCGATCACCTCAACCCAAGCGGTGTTGTGATTGTTTCCAGCGACGCACCTCAAGCCGTCCGAATGGTCGACGAAGCGGGCGCCCAAAAAGTGACCTACGGGCTGCGAAATGATTCCGATGTCACCGGAAAAATTTTCGAACAGGTTCCTGGCGAAACGACTCTATTGGTTACTGCAGGAGACTGCACCGCGGTTTTAGAAACCGGCCTTACCGGCCCCGCAATGGCAAGCAACCAACTGGCGGCAATCGCCGTTGGGCTATTGTCCGAACTGGACCTCCCTTCCGCCTTAGAAGCACTGCGAGCGGTCAAACCGATCCCGGGACGCATGGAACGTGTCACCGGGTACGACACCGCCTCGGTAGTCCTCGATTCGGCAAACAATTCAGCTCGCCTAGCCGCGACCATGCGTGGCCTACGCCGCGAACGCCAAGGCGGACGTCTCTGGTGCATCACGACACCATCGGCTCACCTGTCAGAAGACCAACTGGCACTGCTGGGACGAACCGCAGAACGATTCGCGGACCATGTCATCTACACTTCAGGAGCCGCCGGGAAAGAAACATTCCTCCAAGCGACTCACGCGATGTTGGATGGAGTCCACAACATTGCTGCTCCGCGTTTAATTGCAGATCGTAAACGAGCCATTGAGTGGGCGGTCACGCATGCGGAACCTGGCGATACCATTTTGATCGCCGGTGGCTACCAGCAGAACAATCCTCACGAACAACGATCGACGATCGACGCCGATCGGACCTGCATCGAACAAGCTCGTGAGCTTGACGCAACCAGCCGGGAAACACGTCCGATGACGATCCCTTTCCCAAGTGTTGCTCTGAACTAA
- a CDS encoding YihY/virulence factor BrkB family protein, which yields MDFLKQTFSEFSKNRCSTLAAALAYYTAFALPPLMYLLLTILTFGLSVAYEGEQAEENAQAILQSQTAQMIGNPAASDQIAAILENNRQAEGKWWKTLLSFAGIVVGATGVVAALQGALNQVWEVKPDPERTGFLDMIGKRVLSFGMILGLGFLLLVSLVVSSVLSGVGDKIGGLIGMSEAGANGVNFVIQAVVVFVIFAAIFKFMPDAQVRWKDVGVGAVLTTALFLVGRLAMQIYFSFSEPGAQLGAAAASLAVLLVWVYYTAMIVLLGAEATQVYAVRYGDGITPEDKAVRTVETIRRTGDANDL from the coding sequence ATGGATTTTCTAAAACAAACCTTTTCGGAGTTTTCTAAGAATCGCTGCAGCACTCTTGCCGCAGCCTTAGCTTATTACACTGCGTTTGCGCTTCCACCATTGATGTACCTGTTACTGACGATCCTGACGTTCGGGCTTTCCGTCGCGTACGAGGGTGAGCAGGCAGAAGAGAATGCACAAGCGATCCTGCAAAGCCAAACCGCTCAAATGATCGGCAATCCCGCAGCAAGTGATCAGATTGCTGCCATCTTGGAAAACAACCGACAAGCGGAAGGCAAATGGTGGAAAACGCTTTTAAGTTTTGCCGGTATCGTAGTGGGGGCGACAGGGGTCGTTGCGGCACTTCAGGGAGCCCTGAATCAGGTCTGGGAAGTTAAACCCGACCCCGAAAGAACGGGTTTCTTAGACATGATCGGGAAACGTGTCCTGTCATTCGGAATGATCCTTGGACTTGGATTCTTGCTATTGGTTTCGCTGGTGGTATCGTCCGTTCTATCCGGCGTCGGCGATAAGATTGGCGGGCTGATTGGGATGTCCGAAGCGGGCGCGAACGGCGTCAATTTTGTGATCCAAGCGGTTGTTGTGTTTGTCATCTTTGCTGCAATTTTCAAGTTCATGCCCGATGCTCAGGTCCGCTGGAAAGATGTCGGCGTCGGGGCGGTGCTGACAACCGCCCTGTTTCTTGTCGGCCGACTTGCGATGCAGATCTACTTCTCGTTCAGTGAACCTGGCGCCCAACTGGGCGCCGCTGCGGCTTCACTTGCCGTATTGCTTGTGTGGGTCTACTACACAGCAATGATCGTTTTGCTGGGCGCCGAAGCGACACAGGTCTACGCCGTTCGATACGGCGATGGCATTACCCCCGAAGACAAAGCGGTACGAACGGTTGAGACGATTCGACGAACAGGTGACGCGAACGACTTATAA
- a CDS encoding nucleoside deaminase, whose protein sequence is MSISSMESITKETLAGWMKSALAIAVEGIAKGESPFGACIYGPDGVPLSREHNQVASTNRPTAHAEILAIESACVKKGESRLPDHWLVATGEPCPMCFSAAALAGIRHIVYGGPTEVIKQSGYETLDISVRSLSRIVEDTFDIHGPILQFDCSALLLNHPRESQTDGSVNQ, encoded by the coding sequence ATGAGCATCAGCTCCATGGAATCCATCACAAAAGAAACGCTAGCCGGCTGGATGAAATCGGCATTGGCGATCGCCGTCGAAGGGATTGCGAAAGGAGAATCTCCATTTGGAGCCTGTATCTACGGTCCGGATGGTGTCCCGCTATCAAGAGAACACAATCAGGTCGCATCAACGAATCGCCCGACCGCACACGCCGAGATATTAGCCATTGAATCCGCGTGCGTTAAAAAGGGCGAAAGCCGCTTGCCGGACCATTGGTTGGTCGCAACTGGAGAGCCCTGTCCGATGTGCTTTTCCGCCGCTGCACTGGCTGGAATTCGGCACATCGTCTACGGCGGTCCCACCGAAGTGATTAAGCAGTCCGGATACGAGACCCTTGATATCTCCGTCCGCTCGCTGAGCCGAATCGTCGAAGATACGTTCGATATCCACGGACCAATCCTCCAATTCGATTGCTCGGCGCTGTTACTCAATCATCCCAGGGAGTCTCAAACCGATGGTTCAGTTAACCAATAA
- a CDS encoding NADPH-dependent FMN reductase codes for MILVVSASLNPNSRSRLLAQAACERLEKSDRPYELLDLEKDPLPFCDGASAYAHPTSIRATELVTNASAILLAAPVYNFDVNAAAKNLVEITGRAWTGKVVGIMLAAGGQGSYMSAMGLANSLMLDFRCVIVPRFVYTVGDAYEGQQISDENTLVRLDQLLEETLRLSAAVRPPEQI; via the coding sequence ATGATCTTAGTTGTTAGTGCCAGTTTGAATCCGAATAGTCGCAGCCGCTTATTGGCTCAAGCCGCTTGTGAGCGACTGGAAAAAAGCGACCGCCCCTACGAATTGCTGGATTTGGAAAAAGATCCCCTGCCGTTTTGTGATGGAGCCTCCGCCTACGCGCACCCGACTTCAATCCGAGCCACCGAATTGGTGACCAATGCGTCGGCGATCCTGTTGGCTGCACCGGTTTACAATTTCGACGTCAACGCGGCCGCAAAAAACTTGGTGGAGATCACCGGGCGAGCGTGGACGGGGAAAGTGGTCGGAATCATGCTGGCCGCAGGTGGGCAAGGGAGCTACATGTCGGCGATGGGATTGGCCAACAGTTTGATGCTGGACTTTCGCTGTGTGATCGTTCCCCGTTTTGTCTACACCGTCGGCGACGCATACGAAGGTCAGCAGATCAGCGACGAGAATACACTGGTCCGTTTGGATCAGCTGTTGGAAGAGACACTGCGTTTATCCGCCGCCGTTAGGCCGCCCGAGCAGATTTAA
- a CDS encoding outer membrane protein yields the protein MASLTGVLLTALVMSNCGYADQPFAFTKSNCDSACDSLGGHECVYDWSGPYVGLHSAWSFLDPQSEALNHVQNSSNGFAGGIHGGINRQKGHAVFGVEMDYTLTDLDNVSPCFNPAYNCAASSNWNASVRGRLGFAYDRFLFFGTAGYAFADYHGYTQLVATATKFADDATLTGGTYGGGIEYAVSRNLRLRSEYRFSNFSEETLNYDRGYTVSPNIQSVNFGATVAF from the coding sequence ATGGCTTCGTTAACTGGAGTATTGTTGACGGCACTGGTGATGTCCAACTGCGGTTATGCAGATCAGCCATTCGCCTTCACAAAATCAAATTGTGATTCGGCTTGCGACTCGCTAGGGGGACATGAATGTGTGTACGACTGGTCAGGTCCTTATGTGGGCTTACACAGCGCCTGGTCGTTCCTTGATCCTCAATCCGAAGCACTGAACCACGTCCAAAATAGCTCGAACGGCTTTGCGGGTGGAATACACGGTGGGATAAACCGTCAAAAAGGACATGCCGTTTTTGGGGTCGAGATGGACTATACCTTGACGGACCTTGATAACGTCTCCCCTTGCTTCAACCCCGCATATAACTGCGCGGCCTCTTCCAACTGGAATGCTTCGGTACGTGGCCGCTTGGGCTTTGCCTACGACCGATTCCTATTCTTTGGCACTGCGGGATATGCGTTTGCTGACTACCACGGTTACACACAACTTGTTGCGACTGCCACCAAATTTGCCGACGACGCGACGCTTACTGGCGGGACCTATGGTGGCGGTATTGAGTACGCAGTCTCCAGAAATTTGCGACTGCGAAGCGAATATCGGTTCAGCAATTTCTCAGAAGAAACGTTGAACTATGACCGCGGGTACACCGTCAGCCCGAACATCCAGTCTGTGAATTTCGGAGCCACCGTCGCTTTCTAA
- a CDS encoding sodium/glutamate symporter family protein codes for MLSALLFVAVCLLFALALRRWIGLFAVARIPASLLAGVIGLAYFQILDWGVTESPIADGQGYALSDWLSESAADWTQTMRSWPGVLIAFVFAGLLLTKSDRGQALAASGMEGGTGATERFRRVGREALMVWIIVIGQSTVGLWITWLLIQPTNIDPGGTSLPNSMGMLIETGFAGGHGTAAAMGTVFAHPSIGFPAGLDLGLLMATAGLAWGLVSGMLWINLAIWRGWYQPAKSLESGTLETAERSEGGESLGKARVEGNVVDPLLLQALWLLLALGIGLALQQLVSLGGGQLDTWRGAVQLAEEAGSGESTLQQKLTFAGVLGTFPLFIYTLFGGALLRRFLRSVGQGNLIDPTTISRLVASAMDVLVIAAVATLNLETVQTLWLPFLYLFAGGAIWTTFCLFVLSPRILPKHYWFPLGLLNYGMSTGTTATGFVLLRVIDPNLKSGASEDYALAAPFSAPFIGGGMLTIALPLLVLEYVPLAASTLTLTAVLGGLVLFAIRRPVAR; via the coding sequence ATGCTCTCTGCGTTGCTTTTTGTCGCTGTTTGTTTGCTGTTTGCCCTCGCTTTGCGGCGCTGGATCGGGCTGTTTGCGGTTGCCCGTATTCCCGCTTCTCTGTTGGCTGGAGTGATCGGATTGGCGTACTTTCAAATCCTTGACTGGGGAGTCACTGAATCGCCAATCGCCGACGGACAAGGTTATGCGCTGTCTGATTGGTTGTCGGAATCTGCCGCGGACTGGACGCAAACGATGCGTTCCTGGCCCGGCGTTCTGATCGCGTTTGTCTTTGCTGGACTGCTGCTTACCAAATCCGATCGAGGGCAAGCGTTGGCCGCTTCAGGGATGGAGGGAGGCACCGGTGCAACGGAAAGGTTTCGTCGAGTAGGACGCGAAGCGTTGATGGTTTGGATCATCGTGATTGGGCAATCGACCGTTGGGTTGTGGATCACATGGCTTCTTATTCAGCCAACGAATATCGATCCCGGTGGGACATCGCTGCCAAATTCGATGGGGATGCTGATCGAAACAGGGTTCGCCGGAGGGCACGGTACGGCAGCGGCAATGGGAACCGTTTTTGCACATCCAAGTATCGGTTTTCCGGCCGGCCTTGATCTAGGGCTGTTGATGGCGACTGCAGGATTGGCGTGGGGGTTGGTGTCGGGAATGCTTTGGATCAATCTGGCGATCTGGCGAGGCTGGTATCAACCGGCCAAGAGTTTGGAATCCGGCACGCTAGAAACGGCAGAACGATCCGAAGGTGGTGAATCGCTAGGAAAGGCCCGAGTCGAAGGGAACGTTGTCGATCCGCTCCTCTTGCAGGCATTGTGGCTTCTGCTTGCGTTGGGGATTGGGTTGGCCCTGCAACAATTAGTTTCATTGGGCGGTGGGCAGCTGGACACTTGGCGAGGTGCGGTCCAGTTGGCGGAAGAAGCGGGTAGCGGTGAATCGACGCTGCAGCAGAAGTTGACGTTCGCTGGTGTGCTGGGAACGTTTCCGTTGTTTATCTACACGTTGTTTGGCGGAGCCCTTTTGCGTCGCTTCCTCCGCAGTGTCGGTCAGGGGAACCTGATTGATCCGACAACCATCTCGCGGCTGGTAGCTTCTGCGATGGATGTTCTAGTCATCGCGGCTGTTGCAACGTTGAATCTGGAAACCGTTCAAACGCTTTGGCTGCCGTTTCTGTATCTGTTTGCTGGCGGGGCAATCTGGACGACCTTCTGCCTGTTTGTGTTGTCCCCCCGAATCCTGCCAAAGCACTATTGGTTCCCCTTGGGGCTGCTTAACTATGGCATGTCGACCGGTACGACCGCGACCGGTTTTGTGCTGCTTCGCGTCATCGATCCCAATCTGAAAAGTGGGGCGAGCGAAGACTACGCATTGGCGGCCCCTTTTTCGGCGCCGTTTATCGGCGGCGGGATGCTGACCATCGCGCTGCCACTGTTGGTCTTAGAATATGTGCCTCTGGCCGCGTCAACGTTAACCCTCACCGCCGTTCTCGGGGGCTTGGTCTTGTTCGCGATAAGAAGGCCAGTGGCTCGGTAA
- a CDS encoding UdgX family uracil-DNA binding protein (This protein belongs to the uracil DNA glycosylase superfamily, members of which act in excision repair of DNA. However, it belongs more specifically to UdgX branch, whose founding member was found to bind uracil in DNA (where it does not belong), without cleaving it, appears to promote DNA repair by a pathway involving RecA, rather than base excision.) has translation MHFVNVETFEDWREASRHLIASKTKPSDIRWTTGDDQPSLFESDQPNPTGSASATFSVPKEFLQLARNVACHRDDQRWALLYRTLWRIVFDERHLLEITTDQDVYKLTQMQKGVTRDVHKMKAFVRFRKITSDISNTTSDVTERFIAWHRPDHRILRLAAPFFARRFKGMHWSILTPDESVTWDQKMLNYGPGVPVSETPDQDALEELWKTYYASIFNPARVKVAMMKREMPVRHWPTLPEASLIDDLLQKAPGRVTEMIADTEGFAETATNFMPEHKDLVSLRRAAESCRACSLHQSATQTVFGEGPRDARIVLVGEQPGDREDLQGHPFVGPAGELLDEAFQLVGIQRSEVYITNVVKHFKFTETTTSRGKRRLHQKPDSREIFACRPWLEAELSAIRPNVVVCLGATAAQALCGRDFRITKDRGKILPTEWCTQTIASWHPAAILRMPDRLRRKQMHEQWLSDLTLAMDTAG, from the coding sequence ATGCATTTCGTAAACGTGGAAACTTTTGAAGATTGGCGCGAGGCGTCGCGTCACTTAATCGCATCGAAAACAAAACCTAGCGACATCCGCTGGACGACGGGCGATGATCAGCCATCCTTATTCGAATCCGATCAACCGAATCCAACCGGTTCCGCCTCAGCCACCTTTTCCGTCCCCAAAGAGTTTTTGCAGCTTGCACGGAATGTGGCTTGCCATCGCGATGATCAGCGATGGGCATTGCTGTACCGGACTTTGTGGCGAATCGTATTCGACGAACGCCACCTACTGGAAATCACAACGGACCAGGATGTTTATAAGTTAACGCAGATGCAAAAAGGGGTGACCCGCGACGTTCACAAAATGAAGGCGTTCGTCCGCTTCCGAAAAATCACATCCGACATCTCCAACACGACGTCGGATGTGACGGAACGGTTTATCGCTTGGCATCGACCTGATCACCGGATCCTGCGACTGGCAGCTCCCTTCTTTGCTCGCCGGTTTAAAGGCATGCATTGGTCGATATTGACGCCCGATGAATCGGTTACCTGGGATCAAAAGATGTTGAATTACGGTCCCGGAGTCCCCGTATCGGAAACGCCCGACCAAGACGCACTGGAAGAGCTTTGGAAAACATACTATGCATCCATTTTTAATCCGGCACGCGTCAAGGTCGCGATGATGAAACGGGAGATGCCGGTACGCCACTGGCCGACACTACCAGAAGCTTCTCTAATTGACGACCTGTTACAGAAGGCTCCAGGGCGAGTCACCGAAATGATCGCTGACACCGAAGGATTTGCAGAAACAGCGACAAACTTTATGCCGGAGCATAAAGACTTGGTATCGCTTCGCCGCGCCGCGGAGTCCTGTCGGGCATGCTCGCTTCATCAGTCGGCAACTCAAACCGTCTTTGGCGAAGGGCCTCGGGATGCGCGGATTGTTCTTGTTGGAGAGCAACCGGGGGACCGGGAAGATTTGCAGGGACATCCTTTTGTCGGCCCCGCAGGCGAATTGCTCGATGAAGCATTTCAGCTTGTCGGGATTCAGCGCAGCGAAGTCTATATCACCAACGTCGTGAAACATTTCAAATTCACCGAAACAACAACGTCACGGGGAAAACGGCGATTGCATCAAAAACCGGACTCTCGGGAGATCTTTGCTTGCCGGCCCTGGCTAGAAGCCGAACTATCCGCGATCCGGCCGAACGTTGTTGTCTGCTTAGGGGCGACCGCTGCCCAGGCGTTGTGTGGACGGGATTTTCGCATCACCAAAGATCGAGGCAAGATCCTACCGACCGAGTGGTGCACCCAAACGATTGCCTCTTGGCATCCCGCTGCGATCCTCCGCATGCCCGATCGCCTACGTCGAAAACAGATGCATGAGCAATGGCTTTCGGACTTAACCCTGGCAATGGACACTGCCGGCTAG